Proteins co-encoded in one Helicoverpa zea isolate HzStark_Cry1AcR chromosome 18, ilHelZeax1.1, whole genome shotgun sequence genomic window:
- the LOC124638858 gene encoding histone acetyltransferase KAT6B isoform X1, which translates to MCEPDDVGNEVWKRWFLEAIHKIRSQKQRPSVERICHAIRQHHNYHEDVVAERLELAVREGAVLKVYNKGQSSYKDPGGLQNKVLRISQDVDLSRAVAKAVRELGERGGSTLKTIERHLHQAYQVTVEKEVDVRAVLRAAVKRAVARGLLSIQAGAYKATERPLTTSSDRSSKQRSKSSQDSPEKKSSPGGVPVCSECLGTDARNRVGAVESLICCQQCKSYAHPTCLNLLDQITLPVVKSVRWSCSACAWCSVCGARGAGWAGRCSACARAAHPRCAAPPWRCAHCQRAPASKRSSAAGTPRGRKPRTPARQPESEDEPSDGNAPPRPTRPPPEQRMSREKQKFFRFSAFNLVKRRRRRSSSGSWEGWGGVRVTRVQRLELRLERRPASPRASPRASPRASPRTASPGASSDRSSAAGLASPPDPDSAASASDSAAEPASSSDSEEPPAPAYVSTVFERLAADSGPGGVWGFAAEAQKQKQLEVEPVNHKHLEIEAQKLKRLEIGAHEHRRLEFEPRKQKRPDVEPQKIKRLEADSKPRRTECDTKSRRLEVEPIQKRLEPDPPRPEPERHHIARRRSRCGERLLTTLFDGLSEFYSVRSASRSASRPRAARSASRAGSEARTVLKETRSTFRRYQASLRPGPGPGRAGGPPALSASQLVRTAAAHKPRAGAADADKLYRGVALAGRQAGGRPATDQTEGKRLPAGVTEGDAELFNAALSAAGAEGGAALVPAGAGAALVPAGAGAAPPGADAPAAAAAPPRCPSAIEFGQWEIATWYSSPFPQEYARLPKLFLCEFCLKYAKSRAVLFRHLDKCLWRHPPATEIYRCGDISVFEVDGNANKIYCQNLCLLAKLFLDHKTLYYDVEPFLFYVLTKNDSKGCHLVGYFSKEKHCQQKYNVSCIMTMPQYQRQGYGRFLIHFSYLLSKEEGQPGTPEKPLSDLGRVSYHAYWKSVILEYLYDHKDKPFTFEDIAHTTGMHMNDIAVTFQLLGFIRHIPNDETTKLGLCIDWNKVDNHMNKVKSKPRLEIDPECLRWTPLLAPTVNPFRSPEEASGDQETENDDAECKTESEDTATECETPAPKDEPAVKANADSETPEPPVEVTSSGRRRTRPLKYSETTYQTTPTLADGTRKRRRDVSRKISENNLEEEKNKEEETPRRQRSKSVARRSSRVIQNDVTEEPTSRNRRQSVKEPAYASDSQESQESIDMEAITPTAISVKPKTKRKMTWRGRGRKRQKVNKTARTSSPASKKAKLDDSKEQANDYKTDDSMEPSSTAPVDENNRSPKDKLEDKTQEKSKNSDASSEDSSGEADDEMDVEEGEERKVVSSKPASPRHIEENSTDHHTSDMELDSIHMDSPKSIAEKDQVIKEASDKPDDAPTDSKTEESQAKPEEETVTKDDQTEENKLAEPRNGEMKSPAKPALEDKETIIISESDDNNSQSCPLPSPKPNSVAPVQQNNENKPKEVEEKDSPSKVIPVVSTENAHIVLDPSASVQDEVNTKKSSVDLIVPKVHQIETIVVEGEADNTNTPHADLSPKKMDASVINESPKPRRSPDSMNIEAMGDQKQCEVRKETVIQHQNTDEAKNADKKLSPNKIDIIQNLDNTQRDISSMKKPDPVKIDSFTEIDSRNKLPNPIVSRESEMPFRNDLLNTRKDEIIITARNVIEQTSMQNFQNPVSNSMTIQQINTAQHSYLNHRANVSKESQAVQTDKILVKPSEQNRVINNTLDSAPVISKSTTKLEVPHPISSPVINPVIPKVPNVTDINFLPRCQSANAAVSMGLDRTDLEASFGNSALQNSLTGSMSIVQTNSQDCKNDPNLKPREKSKLRDVRVNSAHSKLEKTDKKTKNDTPRSTPEPKMFFPDQNPNSRKPETSVPINVINSVPVTSKVDTKTNEAPKKQDFFKKEKSNTSKCDSKNQSVKHDKSCTAQLNLKADQNELNKMLPKFKYDNELVPKADYAMNQIPNYHTTHGQYQWPPWDPTRIQGTWEHNRFLDMKNIVSDKNYLDKHQGFNLPHLDQVQKSPQKLLPKYDQKDFHNIAYNALSSSLYATTQLPHFKETKTPTSKAECSQKNDCKPSKQSKTTTACQTQCEPKKSQSQNTAEQMKQMMQRQVNKQQEVATSCAEYRQQSSQVLTSPSCKTPFNQNGPCGQEKEIEKKSRQQKKEEAPKDTNKEELCEAVSPALQSMGVYTPDSTSNSVHSVQYPACELDVSQLGLESPTSIGSDLASPCSMMHMHPAPSPQYSSIHIPSIMSQPNQPPKQQKINNRNRGSAGAEGKAARGAHTPPAPPPRHRATPPIQPHSSFLDAAAGGAVMQGGSGGYQGGYLSFQQQQQYQAGWPPSCSLAKLQQMAEAPQHHPPHQYGQQSSTPPAAPSGHYHAAAKYYPPHNQLDSPRNTRNTSSVAGNLSPMQHMQMAPGSRMSPNLNTHIISQYGLNGYRVPPQQQFNNLQMMNVQPAVQYGADPRAQQSNVYYGYINPPPPLAMQTLNSTMRR; encoded by the exons ATGTGTGAGCCGGACGACGTCGGCAATGAAGTGTGGAAGCGATGGTTTCTGGAGGCGATACACAAGATACGCTCGCAGAAACAGAGGCCCAGTGTGGAGCGCATCTGTCACGCGATCAGACAGCATCATAACTACCACGAAGATGTTGTAGCGGAGCGGCTGGAGCTGGCCGTGCGCGAGGGAGCCGTGCTCAAGGTGTACAACAAGGGCCAGAGCTCTTACAAGGATCCTGGGGGGTTGCAGAACAAGGTTTTGCGGATCTCGCAGGATGTGGACCTCTCTAGGGCCGTCGCGAAGGCAGTGCGCGAGTTAGGTGAGCGCGGTGGTTCTACGTTAAAGACTATTGAAAGACATTTGCACCAAGCGTACCAAGTCACTGTGGAAAAAGAGGTAGATGTGCGCGCAGTGTTGAGGGCCGCCGTGAAGCGCGCGGTGGCGCGGGGCCTGCTGTCCATCCAGGCGGGGGCCTACAAGGCGACGGAGAGGCCGCTCACCACCTCATCAGACCGCAGTTCTAAGCAGCGGTCTAAGAGCTCACAGGACTCCCCTGAAAAG AAATCAAGTCCAGGTGGAGTGCCTGTGTGCAGCGAGTGCCTTGGAACTGATGCTAGGAATAGGGTGGGGGCTGTGGAGTCCCTCATCTGCTGCCAGCAGTGCAAGTCCTACGCTCATCCCACGTGCCTCAACCTACTCGATCAGATCACATTACCTGTTGTTAAG TCGGTGCGGTGGTCGTGCAGCGCGTGCGCGTGGTGCTCGGTGTGCggggcgcgcggcgcgggctgGGCGGGGCGCTGCTcggcctgcgcccgcgccgcgcaccCGCGCTGCGCGGCGCCGCCCTGGCGCTGCGCCCACTGCCAGCGCGCGCCCGCCTCCAAGAG ATCGTCGGCAGCGGGGACGCCGCGCGGCCGCAAGCCGCGGACGCCGGCGCGGCAGCCGGAGTCGGAGGACGAGCCGTCCGACGGTAACGCCCCGCCGCGGCCCACGCGCCCCCCGCCCGAACAGAGAATGTCGAGAGAGAAACAAAAGTTTTTCAGATTTTCCGCGTTCAATCTAGTGaagcggcgccggcgccgctcATCGTCCGGCTCGTGGGAGGGGTGGGGCGGGGTGCGCGTGACGCGCGTGCAGCGCCTCGAGCTGCGCCTCGAGCGACGCCCCGCCTCGCCCCGCGCCTCGCCCCGCGCCTCGCCCCGCGCCTCGCCCCGCACCGCCTCGCCCGGCGCCTCCTCGGACCGCTCGTCGGCCGCGGGGCTGGCGTCACCTCCCGACCCCGATTCGGCCGCGTCTGCCTCGGACTCGGCCGCCGAGCCCGCCTCTTCCAGCGACAGCGAGgagccgcccgcgcccgcctatGTGTCCACTGTGTTCGAACGTTTAGCTGCCGACTCCGGCCCTGGTGGTGTTTGGGGTTTCGCCGCCGAAGcgcaaaaacaaaaacaattggaAGTCGAGCCCGTGAATCATAAGCATCTCGAAATAGAAGCTCAGAAATTGAAAAGACTGGAAATTGGAGCTCACGAGCATAGACGGCTAGAATTCGAACCGAGAAAGCAGAAGAGGCCCGATGTCGAACCGCAAAAAATtaaaagactggaagccgattctAAACCGAGAAGAACCGAGTGCGACACCAAATCGCGAAGGCTCGAAGTGGAACCTATTCAGAAAAGACTAGAGCCCGATCCGCCGCGGCCAGAGCCCGAGAGACATCACATAGCGCGGCGGCGCAGCCGGTGCGGGGAGCGGCTGCTGACGACGCTGTTCGACGGGCTGTCGGAGTTCTACTCGGTGCGGTCGGCGTCGCGCTCGGCGTCGCGGCCGCGGGCGGCGCGGTCGGCGTCCCGCGCGGGCTCGGAGGCGCGCACGGTGCTGAAGGAGACGCGCAGCACGTTCCGGCGCTACCAGGCGTCGCTGCGGCCCGGGCCCGGGCCCGGGCGGGCGGGCGGCCCGCCGGCGCTGTCGGCGTCGCAGCTGGTTAGGACGGCGGCGGCGCACAAGCCCCGCGCGGGCGCGGCCGACGCCGACAAACTGTACCGCGGCGTCGCGCTGGCGGGCCGGCAGGCGGGCGGCAGGCCGGCCACCGATCAGACGG AGGGCAAGCGATTGCCGGCCGGCGTGACGGAGGGCGACGCGGAGCTGTTCAACGCGGCGCTgtcggcggcgggcgcggagggcggcgcggcgctggTGCCGGCGGGGGCGGGCGCTGCGCTGGTGCCGGCGGGGGCGGGCGCTGCGCCCCCGGGGGCTGACGCGCCGGCCGCCgcggccgcgccgccgcgctgTCCGTCCGCCATAGAGTTTGGCCAGTGGGAGATCGCCACCTGGTACTCTAGCCCCTTCCCACAGGAATATGCCAG GCTTCCTAAACTGTTCCTGTGTGAATTTTGTCTGAAATACGCGAAGAGTCGGGCGGTGCTGTTCCGTCACCTGGACAAGTGTCTGTGGCGACATCCACCCGCGACGGAGATCTATCGCTGCGGCGATATATCCGTCTTCGAAGTGGACGGCAACGCCAACAAGATCTACTGTCAGAACCTCTGCTTGCTTGCCAAACTGTTCCTCGATCATAAAACACTGTACTACGACGTTGAGCCTTTCCTATTCTATGTGCTGACGAAAAATGACAGCAAAGGATGTCATCTAGTCGGCTACTTCTCCAAAGAAAAACATTGTCAGCAGAAATATAATGTTTCCTGTATTATGACGATGCCGCAGTACCAGAGGCAAGGCTACGGGAGGTTTCTCATCCATTTTA GTTATTTACTATCGAAAGAAGAAGGACAACCTGGCACACCGGAAAAACCTTTGTCAGATCTTGGCAGAGTGTCATACCATGCATATTGGAAGTCTGTAATCCTTGAATATCTGTATGACCACAAAGATAAACCATTTACATTCGAAGACATCGCTCACACGACGGGGATGCATATGAACGACATCGCGGTAACGTTTCAGTTGCTCGGTTTCATTCGACACATTCCCAACGATGAGACGACCAAATTAGGACTTTGCATAGACTGGAATAAAGTTGATAACCATATGAACAAAGTAAAGAGCAAACCTCGGCTGGAGATCGATCCTGAGTGTCTGAGGTGGACTCCTCTACTAGCGCCCACTGTAAATCCGTTCAGATCGCCAGAGGAAGCTTCCGGCGACCAGGAGACTGAGAACGATGACGCCGAGTGCAAGACTGAGAGCGAGGACACCGCCACCGAGTGTGAAACTCCCGCGCCCAAAGACGAACCCGCAGTCAAAGCCAACGCGGACAGCGAGACTCCCGAGCCTCCTGTCGAAGTCACGTCATCCGGCAGGAGACGGACGAGACCGCTCAAGTACAGCGAAACTACGTACCAGACCACTCCCACTCTCGCGGACGGTACGCGGAAGAGAAGACGAGATGTAAGCAGAAAGATTTCCGAAAATAACCTGGAAGAAGAGAAGAATAAAGAGGAAGAAACCCCTCGTAGACAGAGAAGTAAAAGCGTAGCAAGAAGATCATCCAGAGTAATACAGAATGACGTCACTGAAGAGCCGACATCCAGGAATAGGAGACAGAGTGTCAAGGAACCAGCTTATGCCTCTGACAGTCAGGAGAGTCAAGAGAGTATAGATATGGAAGCCATCACCCCAACAGCTATCTCTGTCAAACCTAAGACCAAAAGAAAAATGACGTGGAGAGGGCGCGGCAGGAAGCGACAAAAGGTTAATAAGACTGCGAGGACCTCATCGCCGGCATCCAAGAAAGCTAAACTTGACGATTCTAAGGAACAAGCCAATGACTATAAAACTGACGACTCAATGGAGCCTAGCAGCACTGCGCCTGTTGACGAAAATAATAGATCTCCTAAGGACAAACTTGAGGATAAAACTCAGGAGAAAAGCAAGAACTCTGACGCGAGTTCCGAAGATTCATCAGGCGAAGCTGATGACGAGATGGACGTTGAGGAAGGCGAGGAGAGGAAGGTCGTCAGCAGCAAGCCGGCGTCTCCTCGACATATTGAAGAGAACAGCACGGACCATCATACTAGTGACATGGAACTTGACAGTATACACATGGATTCGCCGAAATCCATCGCCGAGAAAGACCAAGTTATTAAAGAGGCTAGTGATAAACCTGATGATGCTCCCACTGACAGTAAAACTGAAGAGTCCCAAGCCAAACCTGAGGAAGAAACAGTAACGAAGGATGATCAGACTGAGGAAAATAAATTAGCTGAACCTAGAAATGGTGAAATGAAGTCTCCTGCAAAACCAGCACTGGAAGATAAGGAAACTATCATAATATCTGAATCTGACGATAACAATAGTCAGAGCTGTCCACTACCGTCACCTAAACCTAACTCAGTGGCTCCTGTACAACAGAACAATGAGAACAAACCAAAGGAGGTCGAGGAGAAAGATAGTCCATCTAAAGTGATACCTGTAGTGTCGACAGAGAACGCACACATTGTACTAGATCCCAGTGCTAGTGTACAGGATGAAGTGAATACCAAAAAGTCATCAGTCGACCTCATTGTACCGAAAGTGCATCAAATTGAGACCATCGTTGTGGAAGGCGAGGCCGACAACACAAACACTCCGCACGCTGACCTATCACCAAAGAAGATGGACGCCTCGGTGATTAACGAATCGCCTAAACCTAGAAGATCACCAGATAGTATGAACATTGAGGCAATGGGTGACCAGAAACAATGCGAGGTTAGAAAGGAGACCGTAATACAGCATCAGAACACAGACGAAGCTAAAAATGCTGATAAGAAATTGTCAccaaataaaatagatattattCAAAATTTAGATAATACTCAAAGAGATATATCTAGTATGAAGAAGCCGGACCCCGTCAAAATAGATAGTTTTACTGAAATTGATAGTAGAAATAAATTACCTAATCCTATTGTGAGCAGGGAAAGCGAGATGCCGTTTCGCAACGACCTACTTAACACTAGAAAGgatgaaattataattacagCTAGAAACGTCATAGAACAGACATCAATGCAAAACTTTCAAAATCCAGTGAGTAATTCTATGACGATTCAGCAGATTAACACAGCTCAGCATTCGTACCTGAATCACCGAGCGAATGTTAGCAAAGAGTCACAGGCGGTTCAAACTGATAAAATTCTTGTCAAACCTAGTGAACAGAACCGCGTTATAAACAACACTCTCGACTCTGCGCCTGTTATAAGTAAAAGTACTACCAAATTGGAAGTGCCGCATCCTATATCTTCCCCAGTAATTAACCCAGTTATACCAAAAGTGCCCAATGTGACTGACATCAATTTTTTACCTCGATGTCAGAGCGCTAACGCGGCCGTAAGTATGGGATTAGATAGAACAGATTTAGAAGCTAGTTTCGGCAACAGCGCTCTTCAAAACTCTTTGACTGGATCAATGAGCATAGTCCAAACTAATTCACAAGACTGCAAAAATGATCCTAATTTAAAACCGAGAGAAAAGAGTAAACTTCGCGACGTTCGAGTTAACTCTGCTCATAGCAAGCTAGAGAAAACTGACAAGAAAACCAAGAATGACACGCCGAGAAGTACGCCCGAACCTAAGATGTTTTTTCCCGACCAAAACCCAAACTCTAGGAAACCAGAGACGTCAGTCCCTATAAACGTGATAAACTCCGTGCCGGTCACGAGTAAAGTGGACACTAAGACTAACGAAGCACCGAAAAagcaagatttttttaagaaagagAAGTCAAACACTTCTAAATGTGACTCAAAGAACCAGTCTGTGAAACATGACAAGAGTTGTACGGCTCAGCTGAACCTGAAAGCCGATCAGAATGAACTAAACAAAATGCTGCCCAAATTCAAGTATGATAATGAACTAGTGCCTAAGGCGGACTACGCTATGAACCAAATTCCCAACTACCACACGACGCACGGACAGTACCAGTGGCCGCCCTGGGATCCCACGCGGATACAGGGCACTTGGGAACATAATAGATTTTTAGATATGAAGAATATAGTTAGTGATAAAAACTATTTAGATAAGCATCAAGGGTTCAACCTGCCTCACTTAGATCAAGTACAAAAGTCGCCGCAAAAATTGCTACCGAAATATGACCAGAAGGACTTCCATAATATAGCTTACAACGCCTTGAGCAGTAGTTTATACGCAACGACTCAGTTGCCGCACTTTAAGGAGACTAAGACGCCGACCTCTAAGGCGGAATGTTCACAGAAGAATGACTGCAAGCCCTCAAAACAGTCAAAAACAACGACAGCTTGTCAGACGCAGTGCGAGCCGAAGAAGTCTCAGTCGCAGAACACGGCGGAGCAGATGAAGCAGATGATGCAGAGACAGGTGAACAAGCAGCAAGAGGTGGCGACCAGCTGCGCCGAGTACCGGCAACAGAGTTCACAGGTGTTGACTTCTCCTAGTTGCAAGACGCCGTTCAATCAGAACGGTCCTTGCGGCCAGGAGAAGGAGATTGAGAAGAAGTCTCGGCAACAGAAGAAGGAGGAGGCCCCTAAGGATACTAATAAGGAGGAGTTATGCGAGGCCGTGAGCCCCGCTCTGCAGTCGATGGGGGTGTACACTCCGGACTCGACGAGCAACTCCGTGCACTCGGTGCAGTACCCCGCCTGCGAGCTGGACGTGAGCCAGCTGGGACTGGAGTCGCCCACCAGCATCGGGTCGGACCTGGCGTCTCCGTGCTCCATGATGCACATGCACCCCGCGCCCAGTCCGCAGTACTCCTCTATACACATCCCGTCCATCATGAGCCAGCCTAATCAGCCGCCTAAGCAGCAGAAGATTAATAATAGGAATAG AGGCAGCGCCGGCGCGGAGGGCAAGGCGGCGCGGGGCGCGCacacgccgcccgcgccgccgccgcgccaccGCGCCACGCCGCCCATCCAGCCGCATT CGAGTTTTTTGGACGcagcggcgggcggcgcggtgaTGCAGGGCGGGTCGGGCGGCTACCAGGGCGGCTACCTGAGCTtccagcagcagcagcagtaCCAGGCTGGCTGGCCGCCGAGCTGCTCGCTTGCTAAGCTGCAGCAGATGGCTGAGGCGCCACAGCATCATCCGCCGCATCAG TATGGTCAGCAGTCGAGCACTCCGCCGGCGGCGCCGAGCGGGCACTACCACGCCGCCGCCAAGTACTACCCGCCCCACAACCAGCTCGACTCGCCGCGCAACACCAGGAATACCTCAA GCGTTGCAGGCAACTTGAGCCCGATGCAGCACATGCAGATGGCACCGGGCTCGCGCATGTCGCCCAACCTGAACACGCACATCATCAGCCAGTACGGGCTCAACGGCTACCGCGTGCCGCCGCAGCAGCAGTTCAACAACCTGCAGATGATGAACGTGCAGCCCGCCGTGCAGTACGGCGCCGACCCGCGGGCGCAGCAGTCCAACGTGTACTACGGCTACATCaacccgccgccgccgctcgcCATGCAGACGCTCAACTCCACCATGCGCCGGTAG